Proteins encoded together in one bacterium window:
- a CDS encoding DegT/DnrJ/EryC1/StrS family aminotransferase, translating to MMAIKKKSKLAILGGEKMVSDDCIKPWPKITDLDRKYVLKALEGPSYTYGPNCTQFEKDFAKWNGNKHSILTNSGTAALHMSIAACGCGSGDQVIVPAYSWTSSVTCLLHHNTLPVFVDIDYDTMNIDPSKIEAAITPKTKAIMVVHLHGLAADMEAIRKIAKKHKLKIIEDACQSHGASIKNKNVGLWGDCTGFSLNHNKSLTSGEGGVFVTNDEQILEKAKMLWSFGETRKPNESRDYHAYALGWMYRSCELVAAFGRAQLTKLDRNLKIQKENAETFIEGVKDIPGLIIPFVPKGYNHTYYNVTLRIDAKKLGFEGRDVAIRNAILKALRAEGTQCGIWQRYILPAMTVFQAKNAYGHGCPWNCPNSLPVDYNPENYPVAQKHCDTHFGMTMPFRAPNTKKTAKLIASAFHKVFDNIKDLQVD from the coding sequence ATGATGGCTATAAAAAAGAAGAGCAAACTGGCAATACTTGGCGGTGAAAAGATGGTTTCTGATGATTGTATCAAACCTTGGCCAAAAATCACCGATTTAGACAGAAAATATGTCCTTAAGGCTTTAGAGGGGCCATCTTATACATACGGTCCTAACTGTACTCAATTTGAAAAAGATTTCGCTAAATGGAATGGAAACAAACACTCAATACTTACCAACAGCGGAACAGCGGCTTTACATATGAGTATTGCTGCCTGCGGTTGTGGAAGTGGAGACCAGGTAATTGTTCCAGCTTACTCGTGGACCTCAAGTGTAACTTGTCTTTTACATCATAATACTTTACCTGTTTTTGTTGATATAGATTATGATACAATGAATATTGACCCAAGCAAAATAGAAGCCGCTATTACTCCAAAAACAAAAGCTATTATGGTTGTCCACCTCCACGGTTTGGCTGCCGATATGGAGGCTATCCGTAAAATTGCAAAAAAACATAAACTAAAAATCATTGAAGACGCTTGCCAATCTCACGGTGCATCCATTAAAAATAAGAATGTTGGTTTGTGGGGAGATTGTACTGGATTTAGTCTCAACCATAACAAAAGTTTGACCAGTGGTGAGGGCGGAGTTTTTGTTACTAACGATGAACAAATTCTTGAAAAAGCAAAAATGTTGTGGTCTTTTGGAGAAACAAGAAAACCTAACGAAAGTAGAGATTACCACGCTTACGCTCTTGGGTGGATGTATAGAAGTTGCGAACTTGTGGCAGCGTTTGGTAGAGCACAACTTACAAAATTGGACAGAAACCTAAAAATACAGAAAGAGAACGCTGAAACTTTCATTGAAGGTGTTAAAGATATTCCAGGTTTAATTATACCTTTTGTCCCAAAAGGATATAACCACACTTACTACAATGTAACTTTACGTATTGATGCTAAAAAACTTGGGTTTGAAGGAAGAGATGTAGCCATTAGAAACGCCATCTTAAAAGCCTTGCGTGCCGAAGGTACTCAATGTGGAATTTGGCAACGTTATATACTTCCAGCGATGACTGTTTTTCAGGCAAAAAATGCCTACGGACACGGTTGTCCTTGGAACTGTCCTAACTCTTTGCCAGTAGATTATAATCCTGAGAACTATCCAGTCGCTCAAAAACATTGTGATACCCATTTTGGAATGACAATGCCGTTTAGGGCACCTAACACTAAAAAAACAGCTAAACTTATTGCATCTGCGTTCCACAAGGTTTTTGACAACATTAAAGACCTACAAGTAGATTAA